Proteins from a genomic interval of Rubinisphaera italica:
- a CDS encoding ABC transporter permease subunit/CPBP intramembrane protease: MTWRNIQLIFSREVADQMRDRRTLFMVVVLPLLLYPALGIGMMQMTLLFSEQSRTVVILGANDLPAPPLLNKDGTRIIDQWFVNEGDSLTLNVVSDLSVDQQMIPDPEGKSTEVPTNTSSEENKFDARETILQVARDIRLRLDELKRLKEEIAQADESAKPDVIAMKQGQIEALTEQVSTLFARSDIQVLILIPEGFDEYIRSENERLASRESEDDLTRMRPIFIRNSANEKSLIAYGRVREALDNWEQAILSERLQMANLPTDLTRPVNEELVDLAKGEELAANVWSKLFPAMLVVMAMTGAFYPAVDLGAGEKERGTMETLLICPALRSEIVIGKFLTVLLFSLVTALLNLISMGMTGLHVLNTASSGQLSALGDSAIPGFEVLIWVGILAIPLAALFASLSLAFALFAKSTKEGQYYLTPLLTVTMGLTVFCLSPAVELTPFYSLIPVMGPALLLKGMLLDPNGQMQLMWYVVPVLLSSFMYSGLALMWAIDQFQREEVLFREAERFDMRLWLKHLLRDKERLPSFSESIFCFVLIMLLQFAMLKTFGNALQNAPAGQESWTMMRLLVIQQLAIIACPALFMGILLTSSPLSTFQLRIPHWKYLALGLFLPLIMHPLVVELAVRLAWFFPSLPEHAKAALATMADGSVPWFWVVLTFAVTPAICEELAFRGFILAGFRKTGRHTLAIVFSGLLFGIMHMIPQQVFNAALLGMLLGLLVVKSGSIFPAMLFHFGNNALGVLHGNLESMRQTSSLTKTLTVSDEFGVHYPLWLIAIAVGLAIPMIVYLCRQKTARM; the protein is encoded by the coding sequence ATGACCTGGCGAAATATTCAACTGATTTTTTCCCGCGAAGTCGCAGATCAAATGCGCGACCGCCGCACGTTATTCATGGTGGTCGTCCTCCCACTGTTGCTCTACCCGGCACTCGGCATCGGCATGATGCAGATGACGCTCCTGTTCTCCGAACAATCGCGAACGGTTGTCATTTTGGGAGCAAATGATCTTCCTGCCCCACCGCTCCTTAACAAAGATGGCACGCGAATTATTGACCAGTGGTTCGTCAATGAGGGAGATTCGCTCACGCTGAATGTCGTTTCGGATTTATCGGTTGATCAACAGATGATTCCCGATCCTGAGGGAAAATCCACAGAAGTACCAACGAATACTTCCTCTGAAGAAAACAAATTCGATGCACGTGAAACAATTCTTCAGGTCGCTCGTGATATCCGACTCCGGCTCGATGAACTCAAACGACTCAAAGAAGAAATCGCTCAAGCCGACGAGAGTGCGAAACCCGATGTTATCGCCATGAAACAGGGGCAGATTGAAGCCTTGACCGAACAGGTCAGTACGCTGTTTGCCCGGTCGGATATCCAGGTATTGATTCTGATCCCTGAAGGTTTTGACGAATATATTCGCTCAGAAAACGAACGGCTTGCCTCCCGGGAGTCTGAAGATGATCTTACTCGAATGCGTCCGATCTTCATCCGGAATTCCGCCAATGAAAAATCGCTCATCGCTTACGGCCGCGTTCGCGAAGCCCTCGATAACTGGGAGCAGGCGATTCTCAGCGAGCGACTGCAAATGGCAAACCTGCCGACCGATCTTACACGGCCTGTCAACGAGGAACTCGTCGATTTGGCTAAGGGGGAAGAACTCGCGGCTAATGTCTGGAGTAAACTCTTCCCTGCGATGCTGGTTGTGATGGCGATGACTGGGGCGTTTTATCCGGCAGTCGATTTGGGAGCGGGTGAAAAAGAGCGGGGCACGATGGAAACCCTACTCATCTGCCCGGCTCTTCGCAGTGAAATTGTGATCGGAAAGTTTCTGACAGTCCTGCTTTTCAGTCTCGTCACGGCTCTGCTCAATCTGATCAGCATGGGGATGACAGGTCTCCACGTTTTGAATACCGCCAGCAGTGGACAACTCTCGGCTCTGGGCGACTCGGCTATTCCCGGATTTGAAGTACTGATCTGGGTCGGAATTCTTGCAATTCCCCTCGCCGCTCTGTTCGCGTCACTCAGTCTGGCATTTGCTCTGTTTGCCAAGAGTACAAAAGAGGGGCAATATTATTTGACACCACTTCTGACGGTGACAATGGGGCTGACTGTCTTCTGTCTTTCGCCAGCCGTCGAATTGACACCCTTTTACAGTTTGATTCCGGTCATGGGGCCAGCTTTGCTGCTCAAGGGGATGCTGCTTGACCCCAATGGTCAAATGCAATTGATGTGGTATGTTGTCCCCGTTTTGCTGAGTAGCTTCATGTACAGCGGACTCGCCTTGATGTGGGCCATCGATCAGTTTCAGCGGGAAGAAGTTCTGTTCCGCGAAGCTGAACGCTTTGATATGCGCCTCTGGCTCAAACATTTGCTCCGCGACAAAGAACGATTGCCAAGCTTTTCGGAGTCCATCTTCTGCTTCGTGCTGATCATGCTGTTACAGTTCGCAATGCTGAAAACCTTCGGCAACGCGTTACAGAATGCACCGGCTGGTCAGGAAAGCTGGACGATGATGCGGCTGCTGGTCATCCAGCAACTGGCAATCATCGCCTGCCCGGCTCTGTTTATGGGCATACTCCTGACGAGCAGTCCACTCTCAACGTTTCAACTGCGAATCCCGCACTGGAAATATCTGGCCTTGGGTCTCTTTCTACCGCTCATTATGCACCCGCTGGTCGTGGAACTGGCCGTGCGGCTTGCCTGGTTTTTCCCCTCATTACCGGAACACGCCAAAGCCGCGTTGGCAACCATGGCTGATGGCAGTGTTCCCTGGTTCTGGGTTGTGTTGACATTCGCCGTCACTCCTGCAATTTGCGAAGAACTCGCTTTCCGAGGATTCATTCTGGCGGGCTTTCGCAAGACAGGCCGGCATACACTGGCGATCGTTTTTTCCGGACTCCTTTTCGGGATCATGCACATGATCCCCCAACAGGTCTTCAATGCCGCATTACTCGGAATGCTGCTTGGCTTACTCGTCGTCAAAAGCGGCAGCATCTTTCCGGCCATGCTGTTCCACTTCGGCAATAATGCCCTCGGAGTACTGCACGGAAATCTGGAATCGATGCGTCAAACCTCTTCACTGACAAAAACGCTCACCGTCAGCGACGAATTCGGCGTCCACTACCCCCTCTGGCTTATCGCAATCGCAGTCGGACTGGCTATCCCGATGATTGTGTATCTGTGCCGACAAAAAACCGCGAGAATGTAA